From a single Oreochromis niloticus isolate F11D_XX linkage group LG4, O_niloticus_UMD_NMBU, whole genome shotgun sequence genomic region:
- the LOC109201915 gene encoding G-protein coupled receptor 183-like, translating into MDTNVSSLSSTSILTQLPLNTTAFINSTVKSFSAVDGCDNMIEAILFDLAMQCINIIVGIPANLLVIAILIHNRKEPSTSDIFLGCLAFMDAYFGAMTTVSFLNVYLWQLKEVWSAIKFSFGVKDTSGPLFLSCICLDRFVAVLFPIAFGQLKHFKYRLGLSVLVLCLTFAYSAAKMVGGLPNFEKLFTGEVLATFTWMVVCNASILWALKKSTSAGKDAMHPMKKKAFKMVLSILCIIVFNYLPLVALFPFEDYYSPDVFRCYVQPAGFAFLNISSTIQPLVYLSRLDKVPFLCIKTITSCFNPEKNQNPQEQNQPA; encoded by the coding sequence ATGGACacaaatgtttcatcactcagCTCAACATCCATCCTGACCCAGCTGCCTCTCAATACCACAGCATTCATAAACAGCACGGTAAAATCCTTCAGTGCAGTTGATGGGTGCGACAACATGATAGAGGCCATTCTCTTTGACCTGGCCATGCAGTGCATCAACATAATTGTGGGTATCCCGGCCAACTTACTCGTCATTGCAATTCTCATCCACAATCGCAAAGAGCCTTCCACTTCAGACATATTCTTGGGCTGCTTGGCCTTCATGGATGCCTACTTTGGTGCAATGACGACCGTGAGCTTTCTTAATGTCTACCTCTGGCAGCTCAAAGAGGTGTGGTCAGCCATTAAGTTCTCCTTTGGCGTGAAAGACACCAGCGGCCCGTTGTTCCTCTCTTGCATCTGCTTGGATCGCTTTGTAGCTGTACTCTTTCCAATCGCATTTGGGCAACTTAAACACTTCAAGTACAGGTTAGGCCTCTCAGTGCTGGTGCTCTGCCTCACCTTTGCCTACTCAGCAGCCAAGATGGTGGGAGGGCTCCCCAACTTTGAAAAGTTGTTCACCGGTGAGGTACTGGCAACATTTACTTGGATGGTGGTGTGTAACGCAAGCATCCTGTGGGCACTGAAGAAGTCCACCAGTGCAGGGAAAGATGCAATGCACCCCATGAAAAAGAAGGCCTTCAAGATGGTGCTCTCTATCCTGTGTATCATTGTGTTCAACTACCTGCCACTTGTTGCTCTGTTTCCATTTGAGGACTACTACTCCCCTGATGTGTTTCGCTGCTACGTGCAGCCCGCGGGTTTTGCCTTTCTGAACATCAGCAGCACAATCCAGCCCCTTGTCTACTTGTCACGTCTGGACAAAGTGCCTTTCCTCTGCATTAAAACGATTACTTCCTGTTTCAACCCAGAGAAGAACCAGAATCCACAGGAGCAAAACCAACCTGCTTAG
- the LOC100700721 gene encoding zinc-binding protein A33, which yields MSLPEEDLTCPVCCDIFADPVLLSCSHSFCRGCLKHCWDTGIRECPVCRKKASKCNPPSNLALKNVCEAVLQVRRLSSVEGEDKVNCILHGEKLKLFCLIDKQPICVVCQSSKLHKTHDCSPIEEALLDCKDELALSLKSLQEKLDNLKRINMTSNTTLTCIKSQALETQKMIKNHFEQLHQILYHEELARLAAVKKEEEEKIAGMKEKIKELSAEVTCLTETIAIIQEQLKEDDMVLLKNFKDTQDRCKSIMLGSENMSRLLIDVTKHLYNLKYRVWEKLLDHVDYTPITLDPNTAHPCLILSDDLTSLHYSKQPSICPDNPERFHMSAEVVAMTALGSGSHHWVVETGSNHDWLLGVASMSVPRNMEISARPENGFWTLCFRDGDLRAMTSPPSLLTVSRTPKQVKVQLDYNKGTVSFFDATDNTLLYAFTHSFTEPLFPYFYTQSSHPLRILPERVLVTMLRQ from the exons ATGTCACTCCCAGAGGAGGATCTTACGTGCCCAGTGTGCTGTGACATTTTCGCAGACCCTGTTCTGCTGTCTTGCAGTCACAGCTTTTGCAGGGGCTGTCTAAAGCACTGCTGGGACACGGGGATACGAGAGTGTCCAGTTTGTAGGAAAAAAGCTTCAAAGTGCAACCCTCCATCCAACTTGGCGCTAAAAAATGTTTGCGAGGCTGTTCTTCAGGTCAGGAGGCTGAGCTCAGTGGAAGGAGAAGACAAGGTAAACTGCATTCTTCATGGAGAGAAGCTGAAACTCTTCTGCCTCATTGACAAACAGCCCATCTGCGTTGTGTGTCAGTCGTCCAAACTGCACAAGACCCACGACTGCTCGCCCATAGAGGAGGCACTGCTGGACTGCAAG GACGAACTTGCTCTATCCCTCAAGAGCCTGCAAGAAAAGCTGGACAACCTCAAAAGAATTAACATGACATCCAATACCACACTAACGTGCATCAAG AGTCAGGCGCTGGAGACACAGAAAATGATCAAGAACCATTTTGAGCAGCTGCATCAAATCCTCTACCATGAAGAGTTGGCTAGATTAGCTGCTgtgaaaaaagaggaagaagaaaagataGCAGGGATGAAGGAGAAAATTAAAGAGCTTTCAGCCGAGGTAACGTGTCTGACAGAGACCATCGCCATCATACAggaacagctgaaagaagacGATATGGTTTTGCTGAAG AATTTTAAAGACACACAAGACCG ATGTAAAAGCATAATGCTTGGTTCAGAGAACATGTCCAGGTTGCTGATTGATGTGACTAAACACCTCTACAACCTCAAGTACAGAGTCTGGGAAAAACTCCTGGACCATGTTGATTATA CTCCCATAACCTtagatccaaacacagcacacccTTGCCTCATCCTGTCTGACGATCTCACTTCCCTGCACTACTCAAAGCAGCCCAGCATATGCCCTGACAACCCAGAGCGCTTCCATATGAGCGCTGAAGTGGTAGCCATGACTGCACTAGGCTCAGGAAGTCACCACTGGGTTGTGGAAACAGGAAGTAATCATGACTGGCTCCTGGGTGTGGCCTCCATGTCTGTACCGAGAAACATGGAGATCTCTGCCCGGCCCGAGAATGGCTTCTGGACTTTATGTTTCCGAGATGGAGATCTGAGAGCAATGACCTCCCCACCCAGCCTGCTGACAGTTTCTAGAACACCTAAGCAGGTCAAAGTTCAGCTCGATTACAACAAGGGAACGGTGTCGTTTTTTGACGCCACTGACAACACACTCTTATATGCATTTACACACTCCTTCACAGAACCtttatttccatatttttatacaCAGAGCAGTCATCCATTGCGAATACTGCCAGAGAGGGTGCTCGTCACAATGTTGCGGCAATAA